The Caldilineales bacterium DNA window ACCAATTACCAATAACCAATAACCAATAACCAATTACCAATTACCAATACCTACGAAAAATAACTTTCCACGTAAATACTTCCCCCCTCCACCTTCACCTCGAAGGTATTGGCCGGCTCGAAGGCAGGGAGAGTGAGGGCGGCGCCGGTGCAGAGGTCGAATTCGGCGCCGTGGCGGGGGCAGGCGATGACGCCGGGGCGAACGATCTGGCCCTCGGCCAGTGGCCC harbors:
- a CDS encoding non-heme iron oxygenase ferredoxin subunit, whose protein sequence is MPKFKKVAKLKEVPPGRRKLVEVDGFVVALFNIDGAICAIEDVCTHDGGPLAEGQIVRPGVIACPRHGAEFDLCTGAALTLPAFEPANTFEVKVEGGSIYVESYFS